A section of the Heterodontus francisci isolate sHetFra1 chromosome 7, sHetFra1.hap1, whole genome shotgun sequence genome encodes:
- the LOC137372332 gene encoding transmembrane protein 41A-like isoform X1, which yields MSAKSPLGLLLIFGAATSYLYVLSSNLPHAAHGREPLSDEESQEPRSLTFPSDLEELRAIAGLLHSYRAQHTGYVLLLFCSAYLYKQTFAIPGSSFLNILAGALFGPWLGLALCCVLTAVGATFCFLLSKTYGKQFVVQRFPERLAMLQQKVQENRSSLFFFLLFLRFFPMTPNWFLNITSPILNVPLAYFFFSIVIGLLPYNFICVQTGCILSEISSLDNLFSWSILMKLLAIAMVALVPGALIKHYSHQHLQLGGKVKNGHLDNDWKRR from the exons ATGTCGGCCAAGTCTCCGCTTGGCTTGTTGCTAATATTCGGCGCTGCCACAAGCTATCTGTATGTGCTGTCCAGCAACCTGCCCCATGCAGCGCACGGCCGGGAGCCATTGAGTGACGAGGAGAGCCAGGAGCCCAG GTCACTGACatttccctctgacctggaagagctGCGAGCGATTGCTGGCTTGCTGCATTCATACAGAGCTCAGCACACTGGTTATGTATTGCTGCTCTTTTGCAGTGCATACCTCTACAAACAGACTTTTGCAATCCCTGGCTCCTCCTTCCTG AATATATTAGCGGGTGCATTATTTGGACCATGGCTGGGCCTTGCCTTGTGTTGTGTTTTAACAGCAGTTGGAGCAACCTTCTGCTTCCTGCTCTCCAAGACATACGGTAAACAGTTTGTGGTGCAACGATTTCCTGAGAGACTCGCAATGCTACAGCAAAAG GTGCAGGAGAATAGGAGCAGTCTCTTTTTCTTCCTCTTGTTCCTCAGATTTTTCCCCATGACTCCAAACTGGTTCCTAAACATCACGTCTCCCATCCTCAACGTTCCTCTTGCCTATTTCTTCTTCTCCATTGTTATCG GTCTTCTTCCCTATAACTTCATCTGTGTGCAGACCGGCTGCATCCTGTCTGAGATCTCTTCACTGGATAACCTGTTTTCATGGTCCATCCTCATGAAACTGCTGGCCATTGCCATGGTAGCACTTGTCCCTGGAGCTCTCATCAAGCACTATAGTCACCAGCACCTGCAGTTGGGTGGAAAGGTCAAAAATGGGCATTTAGACAACGACTGGAAAAGGAGGTGA
- the LOC137372332 gene encoding transmembrane protein 41A-B-like isoform X2 has product MSAKSPLGLLLIFGAATSYLYVLSSNLPHAAHGREPLSDEESQEPRSLTFPSDLEELRAIAGLLHSYRAQHTGYVLLLFCSAYLYKQTFAIPGSSFLVQENRSSLFFFLLFLRFFPMTPNWFLNITSPILNVPLAYFFFSIVIGLLPYNFICVQTGCILSEISSLDNLFSWSILMKLLAIAMVALVPGALIKHYSHQHLQLGGKVKNGHLDNDWKRR; this is encoded by the exons ATGTCGGCCAAGTCTCCGCTTGGCTTGTTGCTAATATTCGGCGCTGCCACAAGCTATCTGTATGTGCTGTCCAGCAACCTGCCCCATGCAGCGCACGGCCGGGAGCCATTGAGTGACGAGGAGAGCCAGGAGCCCAG GTCACTGACatttccctctgacctggaagagctGCGAGCGATTGCTGGCTTGCTGCATTCATACAGAGCTCAGCACACTGGTTATGTATTGCTGCTCTTTTGCAGTGCATACCTCTACAAACAGACTTTTGCAATCCCTGGCTCCTCCTTCCTG GTGCAGGAGAATAGGAGCAGTCTCTTTTTCTTCCTCTTGTTCCTCAGATTTTTCCCCATGACTCCAAACTGGTTCCTAAACATCACGTCTCCCATCCTCAACGTTCCTCTTGCCTATTTCTTCTTCTCCATTGTTATCG GTCTTCTTCCCTATAACTTCATCTGTGTGCAGACCGGCTGCATCCTGTCTGAGATCTCTTCACTGGATAACCTGTTTTCATGGTCCATCCTCATGAAACTGCTGGCCATTGCCATGGTAGCACTTGTCCCTGGAGCTCTCATCAAGCACTATAGTCACCAGCACCTGCAGTTGGGTGGAAAGGTCAAAAATGGGCATTTAGACAACGACTGGAAAAGGAGGTGA